TTAACACTTTGGGACCTATAGGAGTGATTTTAtctttcatttagtttttgaattttgaaagaacTTTCTTTGCAAAAGTTGTAGAGATCGTAAAAACAGAATTAGACACAAAGAATTGAAAATCTGAGTTTGTATGAATGAGTTATGGCTTGCGAAAGTCGGATTGTTATCCTGGAAAATACAGAAGTTTCCCTTCGGAAACTTTGCAGAACTGTCTGAAAGTGAGCAGCCCCACACGCGACCTATCTGATGACTTctctaaatatttttttttcattgatattcGAAGTCATAATCTTCCATTTACAAATAAAGAAGTTATGTTGCTAAAAATGGTCGTGGGTTGATCTTCCTCGtcggatccggctcctctaaagtgaggagagtgtgaatttacttcaatttcataaaatctagaTGCTTCATATAATCTAAGAGTCATAACATTTGACACATCACTCAATCACAAACTTTCGAGATCTTAGATTAATAACGGTAACTCAGCgttaactccaaaaaaaaaaaaaaaaaactagggatTTGACGTGATATTTCTCCTGTGCATCACTGGTTCACTGCTGTGTTTGGCTTTGTGCTTCCATAGAAACTCATCCATAGTTGAAGAATAAATCTCTGAAAATCATTGAGGTCTTTATAAACACGATCTTAGTAATTAATAtacacaattatagaattctaATAATAAACAAGATCGAGGTGTTGATACCTTTGAGTTCTCTTCTTAATCAAGAAGAATACTAACTCTTTATTAATGTTTGATTGAATCAAATTGCACCGCAAAGTAGAATTCATAAGTCCCTTCGATTGCTTTGCAATCTTTGGTGATTTTTTCGATTTGCGATTTAAATTCATTAAGATAAATCCCAGATGATTGAATCCAATTAACAAGGGCATACGGATCCGCCAATGCTTCTCCAAATCCCAGAGCCAACAGTCAAAACGATCATCTCCACCGCACTTTTGGAATAGAAACCATAACCAACTTACACATTGACAAGTCAGAGAACTCAAGCAATCAAGGAAACTTTCTTCAGCTTTTGCAATTTCTCGTTGATCACAATGATGAAGTGAGAGCTGTTGCATTGAAGAATGCTCCTGCAAATCTTAGATTGACATCACCTAGGATTCAAAAGGACATTGTTAATGCTGCTGCTGTTGAAACTACAAATGTTATTATGAGAAACATGAGTGATGCCTTTTTTTCTATCCTAGTTGATGAATCTAGGGATGTATCTGTGAAGGAGCAAATGGCTGTTACCTTTCGTTATGTGGATAAAAATGGGTGTGTGATTGAATCCTTCATAGGCATTGAACATGTAGCGAGTACTACTGCAATCTCACTTAAGAAAGCTATAGATGCACTATTCTCTAAACATGGATTACGCTTCTCTAGGCTACGTGGTCAAGGTTACGATGGCGCCAGTAATATGAGTGGAGAACTTAATGGTCTGAAGACCCTTATTTTGAAGGAGAACTCGAGTGCTTTTTATGTTCATTGTTTCGCACATCAGCTTCAATTAGCTTTGGTCGGTGTAGCCAAGAAACATGAAATTGTAGGTGCTTTCTTTGCATCAATTGGTAGTGTTGTAAACATTGTTGGGGCATCTTCTAAACGTCGAGACATTCTGCGAGAAAAGCAAGCTCTTAAAGTCATTGAGGCACTTAAAGTTGGAGAACTTAAAAGTGGACACGGACTCAAtcaagaaactgaaattaaGCGTTCATGTGATACTCGTTGGAGCTCACATTATGGTACTCTTCTAAACTTTACTGTCATGTTTTCTTCCATAATTGATGTGTTGGATGAAATAGCATTTGATAAAGTGAGTTCTGATCAGAAGCATGAAGCTTTTATTTCTTTGAAGTTGCTGCAATCATTTGATTTCATATTCAGTTTGCATTTGATGAGAATTATACTTGGAATCACTCATGAGTTATCACAAGCACTACAAAAAGATGATCAGGACATAGTGAATGCTATGGATTTAGTGAAAGTGTGCAAGAGAAAATTGTAGACTTTTAGGGAGAGTGGATGGCTTTCTTTGTTTGAGCAGGTTGTTCTATTTTGTGGAAAAGAGAATATTAGTGTTCCAAACATGGATGATCAATATGTATGTCCAGGAAAATCAAGGCGTAGAGCTCCTGAAATGACAAATATGCATTACTATCGCTTTGACTTCTTTTGTGCAGTAATTGATTTCCAACTTCAAGAGCTAGATAACCGTTTCAGTGAGGCTACTACTGAACTTCTCCTTTGTTTGGCATCTCTAAGTCCTAATTATTCATTTGCAACTTATAATAAGCAAAGTTTGATGCGTCTTGCTAAGCTTTATCCTCATGATTTTTCTGCATCAGAGTTGTTGTTGTTAGAATGTCAGTTAGAGACTTATATTGATGATATGCGATCTAACAACAAGTTCCAACAATTGCAAGGGATTGCTGATCTTGCAAAGAAATTAGTTGAGACAAGAAAGCATAAGACATATCCTTATGTTTATTTGCTGATCACTTTGGCTCTAGTACTTCCTGTTGCAACAGCCTCTGTTGAAAGAGCTTTCTCTGCCATGAATATTATAAAGAATCGAATTCGCAATCGAATGGGAGATCAATGGATGAATGACTGCCTAATTGTATATCTTGAGAAGGATATATTCAATTCCATTGACATTGAGTCTATTATTCAGCGTTTTCAAAACATGGCACCTCGTAGAGGACAATTATAGATGTGGAAGTACTCTGCTTTTCTAGGTATGTgctcttttttgtttcttgcaAGCTCTCTGTTTTTTTAAACCTTTCCTGCTATTGGACATTGTTTTTCCAAGTTGAAGAGCTGAGCATGATAGTTTGTAATGAATGAGTCACATGACATTTGCTAGTAAACCCTGTTTCTTTGATTGCATTCCTTTACTTCCTCTTTGGTGCAAATTTGTTAATGAATGAGTCACTTGAAATTTTCTATTAAACTATGTTTCTTTGAATGAGTAAACTATGCTTCCTATTTGGTACAAGTTTGTTAATAAATGAGTTACTTGAAACCTACCCCCAGTGATATATATTCCTGCGTCCGCCACTGCTTACACACATTACTCACAGGACTAAACCCAAATCCACAAACAAATTTACAATATCTCCATGTATTACGTACGCCACTTTGATTAGTTATTCGTTGAAACACTTCTGTTTGTTTCAAGTTATTAATGGCATGGTGAATTGGCGAGACACAAACTACTTGAGTATCAACCATAGACAAGTTTTCATGGAAGAAAGAGCAAATGCAGCACACACAAAAGaaatatatgattttttttataaccCAGAGTAACTTGTCATTCAGTGTAGgttagatttttatttgtggTAGACTGATGTGTCCGTTGTTAGAATCCTTAGATTATATGGAGCgtcaagattttatgaaattgaagtaaattcacacAATTCTCATTTTAGAAGAGCCAGATCATTCCTCATCTCCttataagagaaagaaaaatcttGGACTTTCGCTATGCTGGCAAAAATGGTGATGTTAAGTCTAGCATTGATAGTTTTAGATATGTCTCTATTCCGGTTCTTTAATGTCGTGATGTGAAAAATTGACTGGtctcctttcaaaaaaataaacatagaTGGACTATCAAAATGACTTCAAGTGTGCTCCTGTTGAAAGTCATCTTAAACTTGTTATCGACTGCATCAATAATTACTTCTAGATTTTTGGGAAAATTAGATTCCCCGTCTAAAACATTAAAAAGCTAGCCGCTCATTTTGAAGAGATAATCTTTTACCATATCTTCCTGCCAGCAAATTTCACCACGAAACATGCAAATTAGATCAAGAGGCTTCTTCGATCGATCCGCCCCTCTTGACTTTTAATGTCGATTTGCTTAGATCGATTACCCTAATGtaggcctgtaaatggaccgggttcggatcagatcgacctaaatctaaatccgtttactaaaaaaaaaattcgatccaaacccgctccgttaacccggcggatcattgatacctcgatccaaatccgtatctgtcggattaacggatacccgatccgctaatccgatccgtttataatttcaaatatttttaaattttaaatagtaatattaaatttatatcataatatctcataagatataaataaaatattaaaataacatgatctatatgaagagtatcaccaaaaataaaattacgaagactggctcttagatttctgcaaaaaagtaatattagaaatctttaatatttaatattttatattttaaaaaaataataatatataaataaaaaataatattttttttattactaaaacgggtcggatcattaacggatcggatcgacctaaatccaaatccgatccgtttattaaacgggttaacggattcggatcattaacggatcaacggatcaaaatgttcgatccaaacccgtttaaTAGCTGcggatctggagcgggtccggatcaaaatccggtccatttaccgGTCTACCCTAATGGCTTtcgtttgtattttttttatttttctaatggaaaggaaaaaaaaaaaaaaaagagagagagagataaaaagaacgaatagaaaagaaaagtaggAAACAAAGGTCGGCCTACCTGACACGATCCGGTTGGAGTGAGTCATCAGTTTGGCTTTCTTTGTTTACTCGCGTTGATTCTCTGCTTCTTTATATCTTTTATACCCTTTCCCTTCCTCTTTAACTTCATCAGATTCACACCCCTCTTCACTCTTTCATTTGTCCTCTGATTTCAAAATCTGAGAGTCCCTGCACCCTTGAGTTTCATTTTGTTATATTCACTTGGTTTGTTATATCGGAGGGACTGGAAGATGAAGCAATCAACTGTCTTATGAATCCATAAAGGTGAGATTCCTACTTATCATCTCCTTCATTGATTTCATTTGCTCTGTTTCATATTTTATGTTACTTTTGTTATATGATTTCCCTATCTGAAGATAATCTAGCACTAGATTTGGTCcttgtttaatttattttgctGTTTAGTGGAGTCTAATTGCATCCCCATATCTGATTTAGGTTTATAGTCAAACGTGGAGTTCCCCATTTCAGTAGTTGGATCGATTCACTACAAGATCTAGAGAATTAAACAAGTTGTTGTGAATAAGGTAGGCACGAAATCATCAAAATTGGCATGTTCCCCAAAAGAGAAATGGATTATGAGCCCTTTGAAACGTGGATTTCATTTGATAAAATTATGGAGAAATGCATTTGGTTGTATGGAATAGGTGGTGTGGGGAAGAAGACACTCGTCAAAGAAGTTTATAGGCAAGCTACAAAAGATAAGAATGTTTTTGACGATGTAGTTTTAGTACGATGTGCTGTTGACAATGAGAGCACAGCCAGCCTCAGCCTGAAGAGCACTTCATCTATGTGACAGGATAAAAGACAAGAAGGCTCTTGTAATATTGGATGATGTTTGGGATAACATTGATTTGGAGGCTGTGATACTTCTTGTTAACATCTACTAGTGGAAGAGTACTTCCACCTCAGATGCATATGCAGAAGGTTTGTGCTAGTTTATTTTAGAAGATGGCAGGTGATGTTGTTAAGGATCTCACACTATGATTTTGTAGCAACCCACTTAGCCTTGTTTTGGAGTTTTGCTAGTTACAAATTTCACAGTTGCAAGAGCTTTAAAAATTATAGAAGTGCTCTCTACGTGCATAGTGGAAATTGGGAAGATGCCTTGAGATGCCTAAAAAAGAGCATACTTGGCTCTAGAGTGGAGTTACAATCAATTGAATGACAAAGAGCTTAAGCCATTGTTCTTGCTATCTGGAATTATTAAAATATAATACAGTGGAAGAAAGCAAGTGGTCCTCGTCAAAGAAGTTGATAGGCAAGCTACGAAAGATAAAAACCTTGTCTCTGTGGATAAAAGACAAGAAGATTCTGGTAATTTTGAATGATGTTTGGGataaaattgattttgatgCTGTGGAACTTCCTAGTTATTGTGATGTGCTGCTGATATGCTGATGTATTTAGCTAATGTATAGACCATGGGGGTTGCAAATATTCTAGATTAGCTCAATAAGTGCAAAAcatgcaattttgtttcttgggCATCCATATTGTTTAATCTAAGCTGTAGCCTTTGATTATCTATCTTTTACACCCTTAATTTGAGTTTTAAATCTGCAATGAAGCTTTGATATTGTTGGGACCTTTGGGATTACATTTACAAATTCCAGTGGAGGTGGATCTTTCAATTGGTTAAAAATTTGAGATGGGTATATAAATAAGCCAAGACTTCGATCTGCAACAATGAGTTCATTGGTAATAACTGATTATGGTAGACGTGAGCTAATCTGATGTAGTTAGGGGACTTGTGTTCAGGCCTTATAAGATGAAGTTTAGGGTTAAAATCTGTTTGGTGAAGGGTATTGTACTTATTCTGTAATACTGCAATGTCAAATTTCATGATCCTCCAAGATGGTTCTGTGTTCAAATGTGTTCTCCCTTCTCATAATGCTCACTCTCAACAAGATCTTTGGTTCATGTAGCTTACCATTATCTTATGGTACTATATGATTCATATTATACATTCCGTTACAGAATCTCGTAACTGCACACGATATGATTTAACAACATTGCCCATCTTACTATTtagagagcaaaaaaaaaaagagagagagagtaaaataAGAGGAGGAGGAAAGGTAAATGTTTAGAGTTGAGATATTCTTGTAAAGAGATCAGACAATGAGAAACATGAACGGATTGAGAACCGAAGGTTTTAGCAAACTAGCTGATTGTCACCCACTCTCAAACCCATATATAAGATAGATTGGGTGATGTAAATAGACCCATCATTGTTATTTAAAAatactttgtttttgtttttatttttatttgtttgtttgtttgtttttggtttttttttttttgaagggccAATTGTATTAACCAATCAATGGGTACAATGAGAAGCTACAAAGCTTCTAATATCAGGAGGGACATGCCCACTCCATGATAGATCAAAAGATGAATGTAAAGCAAGTGTAGCTAAGTTGTGAGCAGCCGTGTTGGCCTCACGATACACATGCCCTATAGAAGAAGCAACTAGCACCTCTAATAAAGAGTTGATATCCTCAATAATTCGGCCCAAAGATGGGAGGTCTCCTCACCTCCAACCTCAACAGTAGAGGTTAAGTGCTGACAACCAGTCTCAAAATTAATGGGAGAAAGATGAAATTGCATTACTAAGGAACACGCAGCTCTACAAGCCATAGCTCTACAGATTCTAGAGATGTATCAAAATTAACTTTCATGCACACTCCTCCTGTTGAATCATCAAAAgaatttttggcaagatcccttgAGAGGGTTCAGCATAGTGGGCTGATACCTGTGGCCCAAAATTaagtctacttgggtttgggctgTAGCTTCCCCCATTTTCGAAGTCTATAAAGAAAATGAGCCCTTATAGGAATCAAGTAGccaacactatgccaaaaaagctatcagacCACATAATGTtgattttctgtcgtctgattttttcaAACGACAGATAAATTATTTGTGTTGTTTGAATACACAAAGAAACCATACCtgtttcattttgaaaatatagtcagattcagacaacagttaaatATCATCTGAAAATATAGAAATTTTCTATATTGAACCCTAGCAAAAATTTTAGGATTCCCTCCAACTACATCAAGtcctttccctctcaaataTCCCAAACCCTAATTGAGAAGTCAATGCGgtgatattcagacaacattgttaagaaattgtgttgtctgaattaggtgactttaatttttttaaagtattttttgGCATAAGTTCATGTTTTCCCCCCACACCCATTATGTCTATCTAAAACTCAAGTCTCAAACGCAAAAGCTTGAACCTCCATTGCGAATACTCGTCCATCTCTCAAATCTTAACCCAAAACTCAGCCATCTCTCAAATATGAACCTAGATCGAACTCTTCTCAGTCTTTCCACCCGAACCCAAAACCTTCTTAGTCTCTCCTTCATCTATGAACCCTGAGAATCCTTGATGTTCCATTCACGTGCGGTTTAATGGAGCTGTTCAACAACCACTTAACAGATTGGAGCAAGCTTTAATATTCTATTTTCGATTGGGTTTTTGGTAAGCATTTTGCTCTAGTACTAGGGTTTCGATTGGATTCAATcttcaattttagggtttttctggaaattaATTTGTGGTTTGCTTGTTTTCCTTGTAAATTCGAGTTAGCTGCTAGGTCTTTCTccaatttcttttccttgaaaaTCATACGGCCTCGCACCATCTCTACTTTCAAAGAGAAAGGCATCGTCAGCGTTTCAAAGTCCGTCACCGCTGGCGATAACCTCATCTCCAAGTGCCCTACCTGGTCTTGGTATTCCAAACCCTTTCAATTTcgatttcttttttattcccaATTCAATTTTTCCTATTTCTATTTGGATTTTTTATCTGTTAACCATAATTGTTGTTACATATTTGAGGAAAGAATCGACCTTTAAACCTTATACTATGTTTCCAGGATTGGTATTCGATCATTTAAGTTAAAAGAAAAGCAATTTTGCTAGAGGGTTTCTAATGTCGATTCAGTGATGATTGATTATTTATTGGATTAAtctcagtttacccccctgaggtttgggggagtcatcatttcaccccatctactttcaattttgaatttttaccttctaaacttttcaatttcaattagctgtgtccaatttctcatattccgtccaaattggacgttaagtttgacccttgagggctaaaatggtcatttcaacataaaaaaataaaaaaaaatttctttctattttttagttttttttgttccttcgtttattttatttatttattatttttttattttgtcttcaacctatacaccacaagttataataggtttataaaaataaaaaaaatactctaggtggttgaaagctgctcgctggtctacgatatttgtgatatatctcccataaagtgaagaatgttaggatatatccccaataaagtgaagaaatatttgtaaaaaataattttacactttatatgtaaataaatatctgtatatccccaataaagtgaagaaatatctgtgtaaaatcatttttggtctacgatatttgtgatatatctccaataaagagaagaattttaggatatatccccactaaagtgaagaaatatttgtaaaaactgattttacactttctttgtaaatatatgtatatctccaataaagtgaagaaatatatgtgtaaaattattttttacagatatttatttacagataaagtgtaaaattattttttatagatatttcttcactttattggggatatatcctaaaattcttcactttatcgaagatatatcacaaatattgtagatcaacgagcggctttcaaccacctagagtcttttttttgtttttataaacctattataacttgtggtgtataggttgaagacaaaaaaaaaaaaactaaaaaaaggatttttttttttttttaatgttgaaatgaccattttaactcTCAAGagtcagacttaacgtccaatttggacggaataggagaaattggacacagctgattaaaattgaaaagtttggggggtaaaaattcaaaattgaaagtagagggggtgaaatgatgacacctcAAACCTCAAGAgggtaaattgaaattaatccttatatATATTAGGGGaaaatgcaccaacagtgtccAGACACTGTGAGGACTATCAAATGATacttgaacttacaaagttatcaatgtgatacctggactcatatTTTCGTATCAACGTAGTACCTGCGACCAAATTCCGTCACGGATCCGTTAAatttaagggtaaaattgtctttttacacatttttattataaaaaaaaaacataagaaatttcttatttcttctctctctcctctcactctccttCTCTCCTCGCCAACACCACCGCAACCATCAATTAATAAAAGATGATTACATTTttttcatgttcatcttctcaaacccagcaatttttttttttttcatgatcaAAATCCCAATCCAATAAGTATGAGCCTAACATTTCTTCATGttcatattctcaattgttCATGTTCTTGATTGGTGGCAGTCTGCCTCAATTGGTGGCAATACCAGCAGCTGTGGCGAGGACCACAAGGTCAGTGCCCTGAAGAAGCGGCAGAGCATTGGATCCAGGAGGAGACCCGCTGCCTTATCAGCTTCCGCCGCGAGATCGATGACCTCTTCAACACCTCCATTCTTAGTTATCGCTGCTGCCGCCTCCATAGGTCGCCACCGCCCTTGAACAGCCACCACCAGTGCACCACCACCAACACTGCCCACCCAACCCGATCTGGAGCGTCTCTCTCCAACAATCCACATACCAGATCGAAAAAGTAGCCAGACCCAACAGCAGTGGCCATGGAAGATTGTAACAGCAACCTGTCCAAACCATTGGTAATGCTGCCGCCGTAATCGAACGCCCACCGAACCCAATCTAGAGCCACCCCCACCAAACGTCACCCCTGGTGCGTTACCGTCTCCAAACCCGATCAAATTGGCAACCAGATCCCATTCCAGCAGCCATGGCAATCCGATCTGATCCCATACTCCTCTCAGCCCTTCGACTCACTTACCATCATCTCCCACAACGAAACAACCACTCCGGCAGCCATGGTGATCCGATCTGATCCCATACTCCTCTCAGCCCTTCGACCCACTTACCTTCATCTCCCACAACGAAATAACCTCTCCAGGCCGCCATTGGAGCCCTCAACACCATGAATTGAACACTGAAACTAGCACATAGAACCCAAGCACAACACCAGTCCAACAATAAGGCGTACTCGCGCCGTCGGGGAAGAACtccgacgaagaagaagaagaagaaagaaagaaaaaaacttttgagggtaaatcgatctttttgccctcattttcggCCTCACGTGCGttgcacgtgcaaaatttaactgATTTGTGACGGAATTTGGTCGTAGGTACTACATTAATACGAAAatatgagtccaggtatcacattgataactttgtcagttcaggtatcattttgacagtcctcacagtgtccggacactgttggtgcatttttccctATATATTATGCCCATTAATGACAGAAAAATGGTGTTTTGAGGTATTGCATGTTTGTTTACCCATCAGTtgtggaaaaaaagaaaagaaaaaagaattgttaaatttctttcaaaagaaaaagaattgaaGATTTTAACTAGCCATAAACTTGTGTGATTTTTTTTGTGCATTTTACCTGAGAAATTGTCATACTTTATGTTTGCTTGCTTGTTTGTTTGTATGCTTGGAATCAAATTCGGTGAGTTTCCACTTTTGCAGGTTTGTTAGAAGCAGGGCAAAACCGTGCTGCAGAAATTAGGGGTTTAAGTCAAACACCATTAAACATCATGGAAGTAGGTCAACGAGCGGTTACAAGTTTTGCAGACTTCCAAGAGCGTTTTTCAACTACATTAGAAGATTTCCAGAAGCAACTTGTTCTTGTCGCAAAGCTTGATTGGGACTTTGATCA
Above is a genomic segment from Rosa chinensis cultivar Old Blush chromosome 3, RchiOBHm-V2, whole genome shotgun sequence containing:
- the LOC112194397 gene encoding zinc finger MYM-type protein 1-like, producing the protein MSDAFFSILVDESRDVSVKEQMAVTFRYVDKNGCVIESFIGIEHVASTTAISLKKAIDALFSKHGLRFSRLRGQGYDGASNMSGELNGLKTLILKENSSAFYVHCFAHQLQLALVGVAKKHEIVGAFFASIGSVVNIVGASSKRRDILREKQALKVIEALKVGELKSGHGLNQETEIKRSCDTRWSSHYGTLLNFTVMFSSIIDVLDEIAFDKVSSDQKHEAFISLKLLQSFDFIFSLHLMRIILGITHELSQALQKDDQDIVNAMDLVKVCKRKL